The Microbulbifer sp. YPW1 genome contains a region encoding:
- a CDS encoding ANTAR domain-containing response regulator: MTTTPISILLVDDQPERAAMVGEQLTAAGYKLLAQLSSAEGLLFQVERHRPDIVLIDIESPDRDILESLSVINQHNPTPVAMFSARGGAEFITSAVEAGVSAYMAEGLSAERVAPAIEIAMAQFRSYQHLRQSLQRTQQQLDERKIIERAKGLLMARKNISEQAAHQTLRTLAMNSNSTMRNVAEQIVAHLQTPTK, from the coding sequence ATGACGACGACACCCATTAGTATTCTGCTGGTCGACGACCAGCCAGAGCGCGCCGCTATGGTGGGCGAGCAGCTGACCGCTGCCGGCTACAAGCTGCTTGCGCAACTCTCCAGTGCCGAGGGCCTGCTGTTTCAGGTAGAGCGACACCGGCCGGATATCGTACTGATCGATATCGAATCCCCCGACCGCGACATTCTCGAGAGCCTCTCGGTCATCAACCAGCACAACCCCACACCCGTAGCGATGTTTTCCGCCCGCGGCGGCGCCGAGTTCATCACCAGTGCGGTGGAGGCCGGGGTCAGCGCCTATATGGCAGAGGGGCTATCCGCAGAGCGGGTCGCGCCGGCCATCGAAATTGCCATGGCCCAGTTCCGCAGTTACCAGCACCTGCGCCAGTCCCTGCAACGCACCCAGCAGCAGCTGGATGAGCGCAAGATTATCGAACGCGCCAAGGGCCTGCTGATGGCGCGCAAGAACATCAGCGAACAGGCGGCACACCAGACACTTCGCACCCTGGCCATGAACAGCAACTCCACCATGCGCAACGTGGCGGAGCAGATAGTCGCGCACCTGCAGACACCGACAAAATAA
- a CDS encoding CmpA/NrtA family ABC transporter substrate-binding protein, with translation MSSLQAEKPNLKLLYLRLTDSAPLIIAHELGFFERYGLRVELQRETSWATLRDKLIGGAADAASILAPMPLTLEQTLPHCDEQLLSGLILSCNGNAITLSHSLYETLGNHPEGTGAALKAHLDKRDADAKPLTFASVYPFASHTLQLRHWLSSAGINPDSDVRIVVLPPEQMVDHLRRGDIDGFCVGEPWNTLAVQEEIGVIATPSNALMPTMPEKVLAVTRSWHEANPATHLALRAALLEACAWLCDRSQRRDAVAILARPEYLDLPAATIAASLDDELVAPGGQTPSKNPGWHVFANPTTEHGRPTEKKARELLALCNEIAPTDDNSAELFRSDLYQQTLDFIRHKTPHQTRTV, from the coding sequence GTGAGCAGCCTGCAAGCAGAAAAGCCCAACCTGAAACTCCTGTACCTGCGCCTGACCGACAGCGCGCCCCTGATCATCGCCCACGAATTGGGCTTCTTCGAGCGCTACGGCCTGCGGGTCGAGCTACAGCGGGAAACCTCCTGGGCCACCCTGCGCGACAAGCTGATCGGCGGTGCCGCCGATGCCGCATCCATTCTCGCCCCCATGCCGCTGACCCTGGAGCAGACCCTGCCCCACTGTGACGAACAACTGCTCAGCGGGCTGATCCTGAGCTGTAACGGCAACGCCATTACCCTGTCGCACTCTCTGTACGAAACCCTCGGCAATCACCCCGAGGGCACCGGCGCCGCACTCAAGGCCCACCTGGACAAGCGCGACGCGGACGCCAAACCGTTGACCTTCGCCAGCGTGTACCCCTTCGCCAGCCACACCCTGCAGCTGCGCCACTGGCTGTCCAGCGCCGGTATCAACCCCGATAGCGATGTGCGTATCGTGGTACTGCCGCCGGAGCAGATGGTGGATCACCTGCGTCGCGGGGATATCGATGGTTTCTGTGTGGGGGAACCCTGGAACACGCTGGCGGTACAGGAAGAGATCGGTGTCATCGCTACACCGAGCAACGCGCTGATGCCCACCATGCCGGAAAAGGTGCTGGCGGTGACCCGCAGCTGGCACGAGGCCAACCCGGCAACCCACCTGGCACTGCGCGCCGCCTTGCTGGAAGCCTGCGCCTGGCTATGCGACCGCAGCCAGCGCCGGGATGCCGTGGCCATTCTCGCGCGCCCGGAATATCTGGATCTGCCCGCGGCCACCATCGCCGCTTCCCTGGATGACGAACTGGTGGCACCGGGTGGACAGACACCGAGTAAAAACCCCGGCTGGCACGTGTTCGCCAACCCCACCACGGAACACGGCCGACCCACCGAAAAGAAGGCCCGCGAACTGCTCGCACTGTGCAACGAAATTGCGCCAACCGATGATAATAGCGCGGAGCTGTTCCGCTCGGACCTGTATCAGCAGACCCTGGATTTTATCCGTCACAAAACGCCGCATCAGACCCGTACCGTTTAA
- a CDS encoding bifunctional protein-serine/threonine kinase/phosphatase produces MSDSDLQASNSENLEFATATDCGPRAYNDDAVAVYRATGSDRRYRGSLAAIADGVGSAEAGGAAARAAISGFISDYYSTPDSWSVKQAAARVLHALNGWLYRQSGGADEVQRGWLTTFSAVVLKGATAHLIHIGDSRIYRLREGKLECLTRDHSRALGPGRTFLSRALGMDAHIEVDYRREPLQAGDLFCVTTDGIHDFLPQAQFAEILSTHEMQAAQPLIAAALDNGSADNLSLALCQVNALESQGTDDLMLATGDLPFPPPLQPGNKIEGYEVLQELHSSSRSYLYLVRDMESQELRALKAPSENYSDDPAYIERFIAEEWTGRRLEHPAVVKVFPPRKDRKFLYHIMEYVDGQNLRQWMQLNPEPPLDQVRNLVQQLVSALRRLQRLEIVHGDLKPENIMVDSDGRLKLIDLGGANAAGLQELLRYQDSAPPGSKNYCAPEYFMGDAASHRSDIFSLGVIAYELLTGHYPYKERFGSSHYHLKSYANMRYRSAQQHRDDLPDWIDGALRRACAPDPKNRYPALSEFVHDLSTPNSRFINREKPPLMERNPLLFWQVVAALAILSHLLYFL; encoded by the coding sequence GTGTCAGATTCCGATCTTCAGGCTTCCAACTCTGAAAACCTGGAATTCGCCACCGCTACCGACTGCGGCCCGCGCGCATATAACGACGATGCGGTGGCAGTGTATCGGGCCACCGGCAGTGATCGACGTTATCGCGGTTCACTGGCGGCGATTGCCGATGGTGTTGGCAGTGCGGAGGCCGGAGGGGCTGCGGCGCGGGCGGCAATCAGTGGGTTTATTTCCGATTACTACAGCACGCCGGATTCCTGGTCGGTAAAGCAGGCGGCGGCGCGGGTATTGCACGCGCTGAACGGTTGGTTGTACCGGCAGAGTGGTGGTGCGGATGAAGTGCAGCGCGGCTGGTTGACGACCTTTTCGGCGGTGGTGTTGAAGGGGGCTACGGCGCACCTGATTCATATCGGTGACTCGCGGATCTATCGTCTGCGCGAGGGCAAGCTGGAGTGCCTCACCCGGGATCACAGTCGTGCGCTGGGGCCGGGGCGGACTTTTCTGAGCCGGGCGCTGGGGATGGATGCGCATATCGAGGTGGATTACCGGCGGGAGCCATTACAGGCGGGCGATCTGTTCTGTGTGACGACCGATGGAATTCACGATTTCCTGCCGCAGGCGCAGTTTGCGGAGATTCTTTCCACCCATGAAATGCAGGCGGCGCAGCCGCTTATTGCCGCGGCGCTGGATAATGGCAGCGCGGATAATCTGAGTCTGGCGCTGTGCCAGGTGAATGCGCTGGAGTCCCAGGGCACTGATGACCTGATGCTGGCCACTGGCGATCTGCCCTTCCCTCCTCCCCTGCAGCCCGGCAACAAGATCGAGGGGTACGAGGTACTACAGGAGTTGCACTCGAGCAGTCGCAGTTATCTGTATCTGGTTCGGGATATGGAATCCCAGGAGCTGCGCGCGCTCAAGGCACCTTCGGAAAACTACTCTGACGACCCGGCCTATATAGAGCGTTTTATTGCGGAGGAATGGACCGGGCGCAGGCTGGAGCATCCGGCGGTGGTCAAGGTGTTTCCGCCGCGCAAGGACCGCAAGTTTCTCTACCACATCATGGAATATGTGGACGGCCAGAACCTGCGTCAGTGGATGCAGCTGAATCCAGAGCCGCCACTGGATCAGGTGCGCAATCTGGTACAGCAGCTGGTGAGCGCGTTGCGCCGTCTGCAGCGGCTGGAGATTGTGCACGGTGACCTCAAGCCAGAAAACATCATGGTGGATAGTGATGGGCGGCTGAAGCTGATCGATCTCGGCGGCGCAAATGCGGCGGGCCTGCAGGAGCTGCTTCGTTATCAGGATAGCGCACCGCCGGGAAGCAAAAATTATTGCGCACCGGAATACTTTATGGGGGACGCGGCCAGTCATCGTTCCGATATTTTTTCCCTCGGGGTGATCGCCTATGAGCTGCTGACCGGTCACTATCCTTATAAGGAACGCTTTGGCAGCAGTCACTACCACCTGAAAAGCTACGCCAACATGCGTTACCGCAGCGCACAGCAGCACCGGGATGATCTGCCGGATTGGATCGACGGTGCCCTGCGTCGCGCCTGCGCACCGGATCCGAAAAACCGCTATCCGGCGTTGTCGGAGTTCGTGCACGATCTCAGCACACCGAATAGCAGGTTCATCAATCGTGAAAAGCCGCCGCTGATGGAACGCAACCCCCTGCTGTTCTGGCAGGTAGTGGCCGCACTGGCGATCCTGTCGCACCTTTTGTACTTCCTTTAA
- a CDS encoding NarK family nitrate/nitrite MFS transporter: MSSNSINLFSFTGKIRVLHLTWIAFFITFFAWFNHAPLLMAIADSLSLTSEQVKTLLILNVALTIPARVIIGMLTDKYGPRLTYSLLLAIGSIPCFIFALADSFMAAAIGRFLLGFIGAGFVIGIRMVSEWFPAKQLGTAEGIYGGWGNFGSAAGAMTLPTIALLFGGEDGWRYAIGITGVIALVYSVIYYRSVTDTPKGGTYFKPKKIGGMEVSSPSDFVLLLIMKLPMYAALALLAWKLSPSGVGMLAQPVAIAIYVSLVALYAFDAKKCYDINKDVFVKLPEPMHRYKFKQVAVLNILYFATFGSELAVISMLPLFFSETFTLDPVKAGLLASAYAFMNLMSRPAGGLISDRFGRKSTLLILTAGLAIGYLTMSMINSEWPLYLAVAAAMACSFFVQSGEGAVFAVVPLIKRRLTGQIAGMTGAYGNVGAVFYLTILSMVSYETFFLVIACTAVLGFVTLLFLEEPEGQMAEVMPDGSVSLIDVA, encoded by the coding sequence ATGTCCAGTAATTCAATAAATCTGTTTTCCTTCACGGGAAAGATCCGGGTGCTGCATCTGACCTGGATTGCTTTCTTTATTACCTTCTTTGCCTGGTTCAACCATGCGCCGCTGCTGATGGCCATTGCCGACAGCCTGTCGCTGACCTCTGAGCAGGTAAAAACCCTGTTGATCCTGAACGTGGCGCTGACCATTCCGGCGCGGGTCATCATTGGCATGCTGACGGACAAGTACGGTCCGCGTCTGACTTACTCCCTGCTGCTGGCGATCGGCAGTATTCCCTGTTTTATCTTCGCGCTGGCAGACAGCTTTATGGCGGCCGCCATTGGCCGTTTCCTGCTGGGATTTATCGGTGCGGGCTTTGTCATCGGTATCCGCATGGTATCCGAGTGGTTCCCGGCGAAGCAGCTGGGTACCGCGGAGGGGATTTACGGTGGCTGGGGCAACTTCGGTTCCGCCGCTGGCGCCATGACCCTGCCGACCATCGCACTGCTGTTCGGTGGTGAGGACGGCTGGCGCTACGCGATCGGTATCACCGGTGTGATTGCGCTGGTATACAGTGTGATTTACTACCGCTCGGTAACCGATACGCCGAAGGGCGGCACTTACTTCAAGCCGAAAAAAATCGGCGGTATGGAAGTTTCCAGTCCTTCTGACTTTGTGCTGTTGTTGATCATGAAGCTGCCGATGTACGCGGCGCTGGCACTGCTGGCCTGGAAGCTTTCCCCGAGCGGTGTGGGCATGCTGGCGCAGCCGGTGGCTATCGCGATTTATGTTTCACTTGTTGCACTCTACGCTTTCGATGCGAAAAAGTGTTACGACATCAATAAAGATGTCTTTGTGAAGCTGCCGGAGCCGATGCACCGCTACAAGTTCAAGCAGGTTGCGGTGCTGAACATTCTCTACTTTGCCACTTTCGGTTCTGAGCTGGCGGTAATTTCGATGCTGCCGCTGTTTTTCTCGGAGACGTTTACGCTGGATCCGGTGAAGGCGGGTCTGCTGGCTTCCGCTTATGCATTTATGAACCTGATGTCCCGTCCGGCGGGCGGTCTGATCAGTGACCGTTTTGGGCGCAAGAGTACGCTGCTGATTCTGACGGCGGGCCTGGCGATTGGTTACCTGACCATGAGCATGATCAATTCGGAGTGGCCGTTGTATCTGGCGGTGGCTGCGGCGATGGCCTGTTCTTTCTTCGTGCAGTCTGGTGAGGGGGCGGTGTTTGCGGTGGTGCCGCTGATCAAGCGTCGCCTGACCGGGCAGATTGCGGGGATGACCGGTGCTTACGGTAATGTGGGTGCGGTGTTTTACCTGACTATTCTGAGCATGGTTTCTTACGAGACCTTCTTCCTGGTGATTGCATGTACTGCGGTACTGGGCTTTGTTACCTTGCTGTTCCTGGAAGAGCCGGAAGGCCAGATGGCGGAAGTCATGCCGGATGGTAGTGTTTCTTTGATTGATGTCGCCTGA
- the nirD gene encoding nitrite reductase small subunit NirD produces the protein MSEVAITRAEWLQVCKRSDLVANSGVCALVGDRQIALFFLPDQEPQLYAIDNWDPIANAGVIGRGIVAEIDGELTVASPLYKQHYRLTDGQCLEEEDIKLDSFPVAFEGDDVLIQVDQ, from the coding sequence ATGAGCGAAGTTGCCATAACCCGCGCCGAATGGCTGCAAGTCTGCAAGCGATCAGATCTTGTAGCAAATTCCGGAGTGTGCGCTCTTGTGGGCGATCGTCAGATTGCCCTGTTTTTTTTACCCGACCAGGAACCCCAGCTGTACGCCATCGATAACTGGGATCCTATTGCCAACGCCGGTGTGATCGGTCGCGGCATTGTGGCGGAAATTGACGGTGAGCTGACCGTGGCTTCGCCGCTGTACAAGCAGCATTACCGCCTCACCGATGGTCAGTGTCTGGAGGAGGAGGACATCAAGCTGGATTCCTTCCCGGTCGCGTTTGAAGGCGACGATGTGCTGATCCAGGTCGATCAGTAA
- a CDS encoding alginate export family protein gives MCTAPCLVFADDNVVQNAGDMIRESTFNLNFRPRYEHVRDVAFPHHATAGTLRSRATWTSGRWDGWEFLLEGDNVTYISSEKFNNTENGKTRYPVIADPDYSEMNRAQVSYALEQGKFTVGRQRINYDDQRFIGGVAWRQNEQTYDAFRAEWGFNDRLSLDYTYSWNVNRIFGPDGADGNIGGPVNALDVDYKIRPNQTLKGFIYSLDFHEQEQLASATVGLEWAVDCDTFRWHLRAATQSDIGRNPYDYRAEYYNAEFGTKPVQKYKLTGVVGTEWLTGDDQWAFQTPLATLHKFQGFADKFLTTPVDGIRDYYAGGSVVVSGIKIAAKVHKFYSDRDSQEYGNELDLVATYSITKNIGLLAKYATYDADDFSSDTDKFWLQFELKF, from the coding sequence ATGTGTACGGCCCCCTGCCTCGTGTTTGCCGATGACAATGTGGTACAGAACGCCGGGGATATGATCCGCGAAAGCACCTTCAACCTGAATTTCCGCCCGCGCTATGAACACGTGCGCGATGTGGCCTTCCCCCACCACGCCACCGCGGGCACCCTGCGCAGCCGCGCCACCTGGACCAGCGGCCGTTGGGACGGCTGGGAGTTTCTGCTGGAAGGCGACAATGTCACCTATATCAGCAGCGAAAAATTCAACAATACCGAAAACGGCAAAACCCGGTACCCGGTGATCGCCGATCCGGACTATAGCGAAATGAATCGCGCCCAGGTCAGCTATGCGCTGGAACAGGGAAAATTCACCGTGGGCCGCCAGCGCATCAACTACGACGACCAGCGCTTTATCGGCGGGGTGGCCTGGCGCCAGAACGAACAGACTTACGACGCATTCCGCGCCGAGTGGGGCTTTAACGACAGGCTGTCCCTCGATTACACCTATTCGTGGAACGTGAACCGAATCTTCGGCCCTGACGGCGCCGACGGTAATATCGGTGGGCCGGTCAATGCACTGGACGTCGATTACAAGATCCGCCCCAACCAGACCCTGAAGGGATTTATCTACAGCCTCGACTTCCACGAGCAGGAACAGCTCGCCAGTGCCACCGTTGGCCTGGAGTGGGCGGTGGATTGTGACACCTTCCGCTGGCACCTGCGCGCCGCCACCCAGAGTGATATCGGCCGCAATCCCTACGATTACCGGGCGGAGTATTACAACGCAGAATTCGGTACCAAGCCGGTACAAAAGTACAAGTTAACCGGTGTTGTGGGAACGGAGTGGCTGACGGGCGATGACCAGTGGGCCTTCCAGACGCCGCTGGCCACCCTGCACAAATTTCAGGGCTTTGCCGACAAGTTCCTGACCACGCCGGTAGACGGCATCCGCGATTACTACGCTGGCGGCTCAGTCGTTGTCTCTGGCATCAAGATTGCAGCGAAGGTACATAAATTCTATAGCGATCGCGACAGCCAGGAGTACGGCAACGAACTCGACCTGGTAGCGACCTATTCCATAACAAAAAATATCGGCCTGCTCGCCAAATATGCCACGTACGACGCTGACGATTTCAGCAGCGATACGGACAAATTCTGGCTGCAGTTCGAACTGAAGTTCTAA
- the nirB gene encoding nitrite reductase large subunit NirB produces MVKQKIVVIGNGMVGHHFLEQLANRPEREMFDVLVFCAEPRPAYDRVHLSEYFGGRTADDLAMGKVEQYREWGYDLRLNDAAVSIDREAKVITSASGASESYDQLVLATGSYPFVPPIPGHEHDKCFVYRTLEDLDKIQAAAKNGKVGVVVGGGLLGLEAANALKQLGLEAHVIEFAPGLMSVQLDEGGSKLLREKIEELGVTVHTSTATELIEEVDGGRLRMNFKGDKSLDTDLIVFSAGIRPEDKLANSAGIELGERGGIVIDNHCRTSDKNIFAIGECALFDNRIFGLVAPGYTMARTAVSLLCGEAAEFNGADMSTKLKLLGVDVGSIGDAHGRAEGSAAITFVDEQTGVYKRMITDSEGKKLRGAVLVGDTEDYDTLLQYHLNDMDLPEHPEQLILPSLDGAAPALGADALPATATICSCHNVSKGDIVGAVQGGCCSLGDVKDATKASTGCGGCAALLKNVVDTELAALGVEVNNDLCPHFPYTRQEIFHMVQVEEIKTFDELLHKHGSGKGCEICKPTAASIFASLWNEHIHEKPHVGLQDTNDTFMANMQKNGTYSVVPRIAGGEITPEKLIVLGEVAKKYDLYTKITGGQRIDLFGARLEELPEIWRELTDAGFETGHAYGKSLRTVKSCVGSTWCRFGVQDSVGMALTVENRYKGLRSPHKIKMAVSGCTRECAEAQSKDIGVIATENGWNLYVCGNGGMRPRHADLFATDLNDVTLIKYIDRVLMFYVRTADKLQRTSVWLENLEGGLDYLREVVIEDKLGICEELERQMGNVVGTYQCEWKTAINDPEMLKRFRQFVNTDEKDEKIVFVEERKQRRPATQDEIVRIAEPA; encoded by the coding sequence ATGGTTAAGCAAAAAATCGTCGTCATCGGCAACGGCATGGTGGGTCACCACTTCCTCGAGCAACTGGCAAACCGTCCCGAACGGGAAATGTTCGACGTGCTGGTATTCTGTGCCGAACCCCGCCCCGCTTACGACCGGGTTCACCTCTCTGAATACTTCGGCGGCCGCACCGCAGACGACCTGGCCATGGGCAAGGTTGAGCAGTACCGCGAGTGGGGCTACGACCTGCGCCTGAACGATGCCGCCGTCAGCATCGACCGCGAGGCCAAGGTAATCACTTCTGCGAGCGGTGCCTCCGAATCTTACGATCAATTGGTTCTCGCCACTGGTTCCTATCCGTTTGTTCCGCCGATCCCCGGCCACGAACACGACAAGTGCTTTGTTTACCGCACCCTGGAAGATCTGGACAAAATCCAGGCCGCAGCCAAAAACGGCAAGGTGGGTGTTGTGGTCGGCGGTGGCCTGCTGGGTCTGGAAGCAGCCAACGCTCTGAAGCAGCTGGGTCTGGAAGCCCACGTGATCGAGTTTGCGCCGGGCCTTATGTCGGTACAGCTGGACGAAGGCGGTTCAAAACTGTTGCGCGAAAAAATTGAAGAGCTGGGCGTGACTGTGCACACCAGCACCGCCACCGAACTGATCGAAGAAGTGGACGGTGGTCGTCTCCGGATGAACTTCAAAGGCGACAAATCCCTGGACACCGACCTGATCGTGTTCTCCGCCGGTATCCGCCCGGAAGACAAGCTGGCCAACTCCGCCGGCATCGAGCTGGGCGAGCGCGGCGGCATCGTGATCGACAACCACTGCCGTACTTCCGACAAGAATATCTTCGCCATCGGCGAGTGCGCCCTGTTCGACAACCGTATTTTCGGTCTGGTTGCCCCGGGTTACACCATGGCGCGTACCGCGGTATCCCTGCTATGCGGTGAAGCCGCGGAGTTCAACGGCGCCGACATGAGCACCAAGTTGAAGCTGCTGGGTGTGGATGTCGGTTCCATCGGCGATGCCCACGGCCGCGCGGAAGGTTCTGCGGCAATCACTTTTGTGGATGAGCAAACCGGCGTCTACAAGCGCATGATCACCGACAGCGAAGGCAAGAAACTGCGCGGTGCGGTGCTGGTGGGTGATACCGAAGATTACGACACCCTGCTGCAATACCACCTGAACGATATGGATCTGCCGGAGCACCCGGAACAATTGATCCTGCCTTCCCTGGACGGCGCGGCGCCGGCACTCGGCGCAGATGCACTGCCGGCTACTGCCACCATCTGTTCCTGCCACAACGTGAGCAAGGGCGACATTGTCGGTGCGGTGCAGGGCGGCTGCTGTTCACTGGGCGATGTAAAAGATGCGACCAAGGCATCTACCGGTTGTGGCGGCTGTGCGGCACTGCTGAAAAATGTGGTGGATACGGAGCTGGCGGCGCTGGGCGTAGAGGTCAACAACGACCTGTGCCCGCACTTCCCTTACACCCGCCAGGAAATTTTCCACATGGTGCAGGTGGAGGAGATCAAAACCTTCGATGAGCTGCTGCACAAACACGGTTCCGGCAAGGGCTGCGAGATCTGTAAACCCACCGCGGCATCCATTTTTGCTTCCCTGTGGAATGAACATATCCACGAGAAGCCGCACGTTGGCCTGCAGGATACCAACGATACCTTTATGGCAAATATGCAGAAAAACGGTACCTACTCTGTGGTGCCGCGTATTGCCGGCGGTGAGATCACGCCTGAAAAACTGATTGTGCTCGGTGAGGTGGCGAAGAAATACGACCTGTATACCAAGATCACCGGCGGCCAGCGTATCGATCTGTTCGGGGCGCGCCTGGAGGAGCTGCCGGAGATCTGGCGCGAGCTAACCGATGCGGGCTTCGAGACAGGCCACGCTTACGGCAAGTCCCTGCGTACCGTTAAGTCCTGTGTGGGCAGTACCTGGTGTCGCTTCGGGGTGCAGGACAGTGTGGGCATGGCCCTGACGGTGGAGAACCGCTACAAGGGTTTGCGTTCGCCGCACAAGATCAAGATGGCGGTTTCCGGTTGTACGCGGGAGTGTGCGGAGGCCCAGAGTAAAGATATCGGGGTGATTGCCACGGAGAACGGCTGGAACCTGTATGTATGCGGTAACGGCGGTATGCGTCCGCGTCATGCGGATCTGTTTGCGACGGATCTGAATGATGTGACGCTGATTAAATATATCGACCGGGTGTTGATGTTCTATGTGCGCACGGCGGACAAGTTACAGCGTACTTCGGTGTGGCTGGAGAACCTGGAAGGCGGCCTGGATTATCTGCGTGAGGTGGTGATCGAGGACAAGCTGGGTATCTGTGAGGAGCTTGAGCGCCAGATGGGCAATGTGGTTGGCACTTACCAATGTGAATGGAAAACCGCGATCAACGATCCGGAGATGCTGAAGCGCTTCCGCCAGTTTGTAAACACCGACGAAAAAGACGAGAAGATCGTGTTCGTGGAAGAGCGCAAGCAGCGCCGCCCGGCCACCCAGGACGAAATCGTCAGGATTGCAGAGCCGGCTTAA
- a CDS encoding molybdenum cofactor guanylyltransferase produces the protein MTVNSEFSSGQGSRQAVGKRVCPVVLAGGLSSRMGKDKALLKLSNGHTLLEQAKEVLETFTLPQGVERLATLVSGTRPGGVADRYPTAGPLGGLQAVAAHLQAWEIPCDALLVIPVDMPLLSPALLQQLCAAGQAVEQAVCFGDFYLPCWLPLDDRCRRYLDAAAQGNAIASIRALYGYVGCMQLPVPAGDWHLNVNRPEDFQRLAR, from the coding sequence ATGACCGTGAACTCTGAATTCTCCAGCGGGCAGGGCAGTCGGCAAGCGGTGGGCAAGCGTGTCTGCCCGGTGGTACTGGCTGGCGGGTTGTCCAGTCGCATGGGAAAAGACAAGGCACTGCTAAAATTATCCAATGGGCACACTCTGTTGGAGCAGGCCAAAGAGGTACTGGAGACTTTTACCCTGCCGCAAGGTGTCGAGCGACTGGCCACGCTGGTCAGCGGCACCCGCCCCGGGGGCGTGGCGGACCGGTACCCGACAGCGGGGCCGCTGGGTGGCCTGCAGGCTGTGGCGGCACACCTGCAGGCGTGGGAAATTCCCTGTGACGCCCTGCTGGTGATCCCGGTGGATATGCCGCTACTGAGCCCCGCGCTGCTGCAACAATTGTGTGCCGCCGGGCAGGCGGTGGAGCAGGCGGTGTGTTTCGGGGACTTTTACCTGCCCTGCTGGCTGCCGCTGGACGACCGCTGCAGGCGGTATCTCGACGCCGCAGCCCAGGGTAATGCCATCGCCTCCATACGCGCGCTGTATGGCTATGTCGGCTGTATGCAGTTGCCGGTACCCGCAGGGGACTGGCATTTGAACGTCAACCGGCCGGAGGACTTTCAGCGCCTGGCGCGCTAG